The following are encoded together in the Nitrosopumilus sp. b3 genome:
- a CDS encoding lactate dehydrogenase, with protein MISIIGSGRVGASIAFLCVANALDDVLLINRSRDKAIGESLDISNAIPATSKFSIHGTDDYAELSGSDIVIIAASTVSYTKSRTENKNPQIDMIKEIAKKIKQYCPSAIILMVSNPPDVLTYFFQKESGFSRFKVIGIASSLDSSRFRYFVSEKLSVPQSSINGALVLGEHGDSMVPIFSNVTVEGKSLSSMINDVEKKYITFDIRNYWKTLRNYKSRSQFGIAKNVYDVINTIINAQELFLTASVVLEGEYGENDVAMGVPVKINQNGVSEIQTIQLDESESSLLTESSKKIRDDINSV; from the coding sequence TTGATTTCAATAATTGGAAGCGGCCGAGTTGGCGCGTCAATTGCATTTCTCTGTGTTGCAAATGCACTAGATGATGTCTTATTGATCAATCGTAGTAGAGATAAAGCAATTGGTGAATCATTGGATATTTCAAATGCAATCCCGGCAACTTCAAAATTTTCGATACATGGAACAGATGACTATGCTGAATTATCTGGTTCAGATATTGTAATAATTGCTGCAAGTACTGTTTCATACACGAAATCTAGGACCGAAAATAAAAATCCGCAAATAGATATGATAAAAGAGATTGCAAAAAAAATTAAACAGTACTGCCCTTCTGCAATAATTTTAATGGTTTCAAATCCTCCTGATGTTTTGACATATTTTTTTCAAAAAGAATCTGGTTTTTCTAGATTCAAAGTAATTGGCATTGCATCAAGCCTTGATTCAAGCAGATTTCGCTATTTTGTATCAGAAAAATTATCTGTGCCTCAATCCTCAATAAATGGTGCATTAGTTCTTGGGGAGCATGGTGATTCAATGGTTCCTATTTTTTCAAACGTAACTGTTGAAGGAAAATCTCTATCTTCTATGATAAATGATGTTGAAAAAAAATACATTACTTTTGATATTCGAAACTATTGGAAGACTCTGAGAAATTATAAGAGTCGATCTCAGTTTGGCATCGCAAAAAATGTCTACGATGTAATTAATACCATCATCAATGCCCAAGAACTATTTCTCACAGCATCTGTAGTTCTTGAGGGTGAATACGGTGAAAATGACGTGGCAATGGGCGTTCCTGTAAAAATTAATCAAAACGGCGTTTCTGAAATACAGACAATTCAACTTGACGAATCCGAATCATCACTGTTAACAGAATCCTCTAAAAAAATCCGTGATGACATTAATTCTGTCTAA
- a CDS encoding universal stress protein: MFQNILVPFDLSDQSTRAFKVALDVAKKYQSKVTLLTCLEGDAWHHKYYDARADKELIKKQSKVTKKHVEKLESYAEKNNITVKTQIITSKSVVNDIVTFAKSRKHDLIVIGSHGRTGFDKVLLGSVANGVSQKTRCPVLIVK, translated from the coding sequence ATGTTTCAAAACATTCTTGTTCCATTTGATTTATCTGACCAATCCACTAGGGCCTTTAAGGTTGCATTAGATGTTGCAAAAAAATATCAATCAAAAGTAACTCTTCTTACGTGTCTTGAGGGGGATGCTTGGCATCACAAATATTATGATGCAAGAGCCGATAAAGAATTAATTAAAAAACAGAGTAAGGTGACAAAAAAGCATGTTGAAAAACTAGAATCTTATGCTGAAAAAAATAACATTACTGTCAAAACTCAAATAATTACTTCAAAATCTGTTGTAAATGACATTGTAACTTTTGCAAAATCTAGAAAACATGATCTAATTGTAATTGGGTCTCATGGGAGAACTGGTTTTGATAAAGTTCTCTTAGGTAGTGTCGCAAATGGTGTGTCACAAAAAACTCGCTGTCCTGTTTTAATTGTAAAATAA
- a CDS encoding CBS domain-containing protein, giving the protein MDVKKIKLLELISKPITVKPNTTLLKTRESLLKNRVKRVVIVDKKKPLGVITEKDIAKKIYELGSRPISAVVAKEFIPKKLFTLTQDNTVTECAMMMKKHRISLVIITNKDKTLQGIVTETDLVKAILTKESTPFKVSEIMKKDVITALPSDPILHIESLLLKYRISRVIIKRNQTPVGVVTFRDFVPAKIPQWIAESADPKEVQEYKFKKGLEEIHSNQMSYLFPFHATDIMSSKPITVGINDDVKDAVTLMIKHDISGLPVVKKSKLVGIITKSDIVNSLTK; this is encoded by the coding sequence TTGGATGTTAAAAAAATCAAATTATTAGAATTAATTTCAAAACCAATTACAGTCAAGCCAAATACAACACTGCTAAAAACCAGAGAGAGTCTATTGAAAAATAGAGTCAAACGGGTAGTTATCGTAGACAAGAAAAAACCGTTAGGAGTAATTACTGAAAAAGATATTGCAAAAAAAATCTACGAGTTAGGATCAAGACCAATTAGTGCAGTAGTAGCAAAGGAGTTTATCCCTAAGAAATTATTCACATTAACTCAAGACAACACTGTAACTGAATGTGCAATGATGATGAAAAAACACCGGATCAGTCTAGTGATCATTACAAATAAAGACAAAACATTACAAGGAATCGTAACTGAGACAGATCTTGTAAAAGCAATTCTTACAAAAGAGTCAACACCTTTCAAAGTTTCAGAGATTATGAAAAAAGATGTTATTACCGCACTTCCAAGTGACCCAATATTACACATAGAAAGTCTGCTGTTAAAATACAGGATATCAAGAGTCATTATCAAAAGGAATCAAACACCTGTAGGAGTTGTTACATTCAGAGACTTTGTGCCTGCAAAAATTCCTCAATGGATTGCAGAGTCAGCAGATCCAAAAGAAGTTCAAGAATATAAATTCAAAAAAGGATTAGAAGAAATTCATTCCAATCAAATGAGTTACTTGTTTCCATTTCATGCAACAGATATCATGTCCTCCAAGCCAATCACCGTAGGAATTAATGATGATGTCAAGGATGCAGTAACTTTGATGATAAAGCATGACATTAGTGGACTGCCAGTAGTCAAAAAATCAAAATTAGTAGGCATAATTACAAAATCAGATATTGTAAATTCCCTAACAAAATAA
- a CDS encoding universal stress protein — MNNFKKILVPLDGSKYSKKALQRACEMVNAFDSQIILIYVVEKSVPVNFLDRKEYLQLLRKYGKKTLNDANEILSKNGITGKSLIREGNIVNEIDKVIKEEKCNLVVVGNKGLGTVARFLLGSTSNKLAQSSPCSLMIVK; from the coding sequence ATGAATAATTTCAAAAAAATCCTAGTTCCTCTGGATGGTTCAAAATATTCTAAAAAAGCTCTACAAAGGGCATGTGAAATGGTAAATGCATTTGATTCACAAATTATTTTAATTTATGTTGTTGAAAAATCAGTACCTGTAAATTTTTTAGATCGTAAAGAATATTTGCAACTTTTACGAAAATATGGCAAAAAAACTCTGAACGATGCAAATGAGATTCTTTCTAAAAATGGAATTACTGGAAAATCTTTGATAAGAGAAGGTAACATTGTAAATGAAATTGATAAAGTAATCAAGGAAGAAAAATGCAATCTGGTTGTTGTGGGTAACAAAGGTCTTGGAACTGTAGCCAGATTTTTACTTGGAAGTACTTCAAATAAGCTTGCTCAATCATCACCTTGCTCATTGATGATTGTGAAATAA
- a CDS encoding universal stress protein, which produces MVIKTKKILVPLDGSKNSFRGLDMAIHIARQSNGTITALAVKSVPGLYALHPLGFLDFNSMKEVKKFLEQAKVRAAKKGIQLTGKALAGDPGYDIARFANNSKNRIDLVVIGARGRGSVKEMFLGSVSNYVLHKSKKPVLVVK; this is translated from the coding sequence ATGGTAATTAAAACAAAAAAAATCCTAGTTCCTCTGGATGGTTCAAAAAACTCTTTTCGTGGATTGGATATGGCTATTCATATTGCAAGACAGTCTAATGGAACAATAACTGCCTTGGCAGTAAAATCAGTGCCTGGATTGTATGCACTTCATCCACTTGGTTTCTTAGATTTTAACTCGATGAAAGAAGTAAAAAAATTCCTTGAACAGGCAAAAGTTAGAGCCGCAAAAAAAGGAATACAATTAACTGGTAAAGCACTCGCAGGTGATCCTGGATATGATATTGCAAGGTTTGCAAATAATAGTAAAAATAGAATTGACTTGGTTGTAATTGGTGCAAGAGGAAGAGGTAGTGTAAAAGAAATGTTTTTGGGCAGTGTTTCAAATTATGTATTACACAAATCCAAAAAACCCGTTTTGGTTGTAAAATGA
- a CDS encoding CBS domain-containing protein, which translates to MEGSTFVNQVMSKTVLTADKSVSIQDAAQKMKELKIGCVVITEDSKPIGIVTERDFVTKVAAEGRPLFTEISEVMSSPLITIDPEETIWEASEMMKEKSIHKLPVKENEQIIGIVTTTDIVKISSVGSDSEMRRICDQIILRMKDE; encoded by the coding sequence ATGGAAGGAAGTACTTTTGTAAATCAGGTAATGTCTAAAACCGTTTTAACTGCAGATAAATCCGTATCAATTCAAGATGCCGCTCAAAAAATGAAAGAATTGAAAATAGGATGTGTGGTCATAACTGAGGATTCCAAACCCATAGGCATTGTCACTGAAAGGGATTTCGTTACTAAAGTTGCTGCTGAAGGAAGGCCCTTATTTACAGAGATCTCAGAAGTCATGTCATCTCCACTAATAACGATAGATCCAGAAGAGACAATTTGGGAAGCTTCAGAAATGATGAAAGAGAAATCAATCCACAAACTACCTGTCAAAGAAAATGAGCAGATAATAGGAATTGTTACCACTACAGATATTGTAAAAATCTCTAGTGTTGGATCAGACTCTGAAATGCGTAGAATATGTGATCAGATAATTTTGAGAATGAAAGACGAATAA
- the trxB gene encoding thioredoxin-disulfide reductase, which translates to MMAADDGATVLETNDSDPMKPDKVKTKFDVIIIGAGPSGYTAGIYCSRAGYDTLILSGILPGGQLVNTTEVENYPGFENGIMGPDLMIDMRKQSQRMGTTIIDDEAVDVDFRRSPFKVLTASEEYEGRAVIIATGANPRKMGLPGEQEFAGKGVSYCATCDGPFFRNQEIVVVGGGDSAIEEATFLTKFGTIVHIIHRRDELRASKVMQERAFSNEKIKFHWDSAVTEIKGEQKMQKVIIKNLKTNEESTINAGGLFVAIGHEPNTKLFKGQIDLDDKGYVVLKNKTHTNIEGIFAAGDVHDRTYRQAITAAGFGCMAAIDVDKYLTESADKKE; encoded by the coding sequence ATGATGGCAGCTGACGATGGTGCAACAGTACTTGAAACAAATGATAGCGATCCTATGAAACCAGATAAGGTAAAAACAAAATTTGATGTAATTATTATTGGTGCGGGACCATCAGGGTACACTGCAGGGATTTATTGTTCTAGAGCTGGGTATGACACATTGATTTTGTCAGGAATTCTTCCAGGAGGTCAATTAGTGAATACAACAGAAGTAGAGAATTATCCAGGATTTGAAAACGGGATAATGGGTCCTGATTTAATGATAGATATGAGAAAGCAATCTCAAAGAATGGGAACTACAATTATTGATGATGAAGCAGTTGATGTAGATTTTAGACGAAGCCCATTCAAAGTTTTAACAGCCTCAGAAGAGTATGAAGGGCGTGCAGTAATTATTGCGACTGGTGCAAATCCAAGAAAGATGGGATTGCCTGGAGAGCAAGAATTTGCAGGAAAAGGTGTTTCATATTGTGCAACATGCGATGGACCATTTTTTAGGAATCAGGAAATAGTTGTTGTAGGAGGAGGGGATTCAGCCATTGAAGAAGCAACATTCCTCACAAAATTTGGCACAATAGTTCACATTATTCATCGTAGAGATGAATTGCGTGCAAGTAAAGTAATGCAAGAACGTGCATTTAGTAATGAAAAAATAAAGTTTCATTGGGACTCTGCTGTAACAGAAATCAAAGGGGAGCAAAAAATGCAAAAAGTAATTATAAAAAATCTAAAAACAAATGAAGAGTCAACAATTAATGCAGGAGGTCTTTTTGTTGCAATAGGTCATGAACCAAATACAAAATTATTCAAAGGACAAATAGATTTGGATGATAAAGGATACGTTGTATTAAAAAATAAAACCCACACTAACATTGAAGGTATTTTTGCAGCTGGTGATGTTCATGATAGAACTTACAGACAAGCAATAACTGCTGCAGGGTTTGGGTGTATGGCAGCAATTGATGTTGATAAATATTTAACAGAAAGCGCAGATAAAAAAGAATGA
- a CDS encoding cysteine synthase family protein, producing MTTVTDTDVLSRVGNTPLVKLNSLSHDNVEYFAKLEGHNPFGSVKDRAAYWMIKDGEERGILTKGKSIIIEPTSGNTGIALTGIANVLGYKVEIVIPEKASNETKDIIRNLGAKVFETSDDLCPKVGAGTDQSIALATSIASSRPDTYYSPNQYANEANFKGHYVGTGPEIWKQTEGKVTHFFTGVGTGGTITGIGTFLKEKNPNVKIIGCQPQQNHLIQGWRNFEESAKPDLFLKRESVVDDWVSVDNKEAFDVVKDVFEKDQLLISPSSAAVYACMKKYHIDGDACVVGIFADDGRKFKSVYASQNVMTEEEFENSLKNARHMSDLAY from the coding sequence ATGACTACTGTTACTGATACAGATGTCTTGAGCAGAGTGGGAAACACTCCTCTCGTAAAATTAAATTCACTTTCTCATGATAATGTAGAATATTTTGCAAAATTAGAAGGTCATAACCCATTTGGTTCTGTAAAAGACAGAGCTGCATATTGGATGATTAAAGATGGTGAAGAGCGAGGAATTCTAACCAAAGGCAAAAGCATAATCATCGAACCTACTTCTGGTAATACTGGAATTGCGTTAACTGGTATTGCGAATGTATTGGGCTATAAAGTAGAAATTGTAATTCCTGAAAAAGCTAGTAATGAGACCAAAGATATCATTAGGAATCTTGGTGCTAAAGTATTTGAGACAAGTGATGATTTATGTCCTAAAGTTGGGGCAGGTACAGATCAAAGTATTGCATTAGCAACTTCTATTGCATCCTCAAGACCTGACACATATTACTCTCCAAATCAATACGCAAATGAGGCAAATTTCAAGGGTCATTATGTTGGAACTGGTCCTGAAATTTGGAAACAAACTGAAGGGAAAGTAACTCATTTCTTTACAGGTGTTGGCACTGGTGGAACAATTACTGGGATTGGTACTTTTCTTAAAGAAAAAAACCCTAATGTTAAGATAATTGGTTGCCAACCGCAACAAAACCATTTAATTCAAGGATGGCGAAACTTTGAAGAATCTGCAAAACCTGATTTATTTTTAAAACGTGAAAGTGTTGTTGATGATTGGGTTTCTGTAGACAATAAAGAAGCATTTGATGTTGTAAAAGACGTTTTTGAAAAAGATCAACTTTTAATCAGTCCTTCATCTGCAGCAGTTTACGCATGTATGAAAAAATACCATATTGATGGGGATGCTTGTGTAGTAGGCATTTTTGCTGATGATGGACGTAAGTTCAAGAGTGTTTATGCATCACAAAACGTTATGACAGAAGAAGAATTTGAAAATTCTTTGAAAAATGCAAGACACATGTCGGATTTGGCATACTAG
- a CDS encoding sulfurtransferase TusA family protein: MSDSAEKKLDATGLFCPEPVFRTKIEIERMQVGETLTVSADDPAAEDDISRWVTRNGHELLDLSKDGNVITFQIKKVK, encoded by the coding sequence ATGTCTGATTCTGCTGAAAAAAAATTAGATGCAACTGGATTATTTTGTCCCGAACCTGTATTTCGAACAAAAATTGAAATTGAAAGAATGCAAGTTGGTGAAACTCTAACTGTGTCTGCAGATGATCCTGCTGCTGAAGATGATATTTCAAGATGGGTTACAAGAAATGGTCATGAGCTATTAGATTTATCAAAAGATGGGAATGTAATTACATTTCAAATTAAAAAGGTGAAATAA
- a CDS encoding PHP domain-containing protein: MSITTELHCHNSFSNFHVGEGEPSHDCNVSIRDQLERSLNLGLDAIFVTNHNTLDGYRQLLEYKNDHEKFKKINVYPAEEITIDNGAHVLAYGIHDEIPAGISLEELIDKVRDQGGVSSAPHPFGLINALREDAKKCDMVEVFNSNNVDILSNARATQFALDNNITQVAGSDSHVLSTLGRCVNQIDSENTLDDILHAMKCGHIHVSQTGYVSQSETLDHLKYKINNSKEYIVDYISEHYPNTKWLFTLLLRLYDSNQNSPMWPLFYRIALYSMRRISQKINFQNHDPSFMKDRNLTTILKMTL; encoded by the coding sequence ATGTCAATCACTACTGAACTTCACTGTCATAATTCATTTTCAAATTTTCATGTAGGTGAAGGTGAACCATCACATGATTGTAATGTTTCAATACGTGACCAACTTGAGCGTTCACTTAATTTAGGATTGGATGCAATTTTTGTAACAAATCACAATACACTTGATGGGTATCGTCAATTACTTGAATACAAAAATGATCATGAGAAATTCAAAAAAATCAATGTTTATCCTGCTGAAGAGATAACAATCGATAATGGGGCTCATGTCTTGGCCTATGGTATTCACGATGAAATTCCTGCTGGGATTTCTCTGGAAGAATTAATTGATAAAGTACGAGATCAGGGGGGCGTCTCATCTGCACCCCATCCATTTGGTCTAATTAACGCATTGCGTGAGGATGCAAAAAAATGTGATATGGTTGAAGTTTTCAATAGTAATAATGTAGATATTTTATCAAACGCTCGAGCCACTCAATTTGCACTGGATAATAACATTACACAAGTGGCTGGTAGTGATTCCCATGTTTTGTCAACTCTTGGGAGATGTGTTAATCAAATTGATTCAGAAAATACTCTTGATGATATTTTACATGCAATGAAATGTGGACACATTCATGTTTCTCAAACAGGTTATGTGTCACAATCAGAAACATTGGACCATCTAAAATACAAAATTAATAATTCTAAAGAATACATTGTTGATTATATTTCTGAACATTACCCAAACACAAAATGGCTTTTTACATTATTACTCAGACTATATGATTCAAATCAAAACAGTCCTATGTGGCCATTATTCTACAGAATTGCACTTTATTCGATGAGAAGGATATCACAAAAAATCAATTTTCAAAATCATGATCCTAGTTTTATGAAAGATAGAAATCTTACCACTATCTTGAAAATGACATTGTAA
- the cofE gene encoding coenzyme F420-0:L-glutamate ligase, translating into MEIIPVLIEKEIEPSDDISDLVLSSCDLHDGDILVIAQKIISKQEGRIVKLSTVEPSLLSQGIGSQYQKDPRLVELILSETKRIIRMKNGILIVETKNGFICANAGIDESNVQEGYATLLPINSDVSAESIRYNILKQTNKNVAVIISDTFGRPFRMGQTNCAIGISGLNPIIDYAGMHDSFQKILRVTAIAVADELSSAAELVMGKSLKIPITIIRNYSFKIEDHVIDELIRPEHEDLFR; encoded by the coding sequence TTGGAAATTATTCCTGTTCTTATTGAAAAAGAAATTGAACCCTCAGATGATATATCTGATTTGGTATTGAGCTCTTGCGACTTACATGATGGTGACATTTTAGTAATTGCACAAAAAATTATCTCAAAACAAGAAGGAAGAATTGTCAAATTATCTACTGTTGAACCTTCTTTACTATCTCAGGGAATTGGCTCTCAGTATCAAAAAGATCCTCGTCTAGTAGAATTAATTTTATCTGAAACAAAACGAATTATCCGAATGAAAAATGGCATATTAATTGTTGAAACAAAAAATGGATTTATCTGTGCAAATGCCGGCATTGATGAAAGTAATGTGCAAGAAGGGTATGCGACTTTATTACCAATTAATTCAGATGTTTCTGCTGAATCAATCCGCTACAATATTTTAAAACAAACTAACAAAAATGTGGCAGTAATAATTTCTGATACATTTGGACGTCCTTTTCGTATGGGCCAAACTAACTGTGCCATAGGCATTTCCGGATTAAATCCAATAATTGATTATGCTGGAATGCATGATTCATTTCAAAAGATTTTGCGTGTAACTGCAATTGCTGTAGCTGATGAACTGTCCTCTGCAGCGGAACTGGTAATGGGCAAATCATTAAAAATCCCAATTACTATAATTAGGAATTACTCATTCAAAATTGAAGACCATGTTATAGATGAATTAATTCGACCTGAGCATGAAGACCTTTTTAGATAA
- the serB gene encoding phosphoserine phosphatase SerB yields MLVIFDVEGVLYDEEYLPILAEKLNKEDEIWEITKQGIQGKINWEEGLKTRVAALRGLDEKTCQEVADALPIMTGAKELCRVLKSAGWKLMAVSGGFTLMMARLQKELDLDYVYSNELKFKDGKLDDVVIHVDSDKSKSAKIKIAEWGEKKEDIVCVVDGANDVKLFDICGLGIAYRAQDLVKDLATATLEEKDLSKVLDIINKHYKMELETITPA; encoded by the coding sequence TTGCTTGTAATTTTTGACGTTGAAGGTGTTTTATATGATGAAGAATATCTTCCAATTCTTGCAGAAAAATTAAACAAAGAAGATGAGATTTGGGAAATTACCAAACAAGGAATTCAAGGGAAAATTAACTGGGAAGAAGGTTTGAAAACAAGAGTTGCAGCACTTAGAGGTCTTGATGAAAAAACATGTCAGGAAGTTGCTGATGCATTGCCTATAATGACTGGTGCAAAAGAACTTTGTAGAGTACTAAAATCAGCTGGTTGGAAACTCATGGCAGTTTCTGGAGGGTTTACTTTAATGATGGCTAGATTACAAAAAGAACTAGATCTTGACTATGTTTATTCAAATGAGTTAAAATTTAAAGATGGAAAATTAGATGACGTAGTAATCCATGTTGATTCTGATAAATCAAAGTCTGCCAAAATAAAAATTGCTGAATGGGGTGAGAAAAAAGAAGATATTGTTTGTGTTGTTGATGGGGCAAACGATGTGAAATTATTTGACATTTGTGGATTGGGTATTGCATATAGAGCTCAGGACTTGGTAAAAGACTTGGCTACTGCTACTTTGGAAGAAAAGGACCTCTCAAAAGTTTTAGATATTATCAACAAACATTACAAAATGGAACTGGAAACAATCACTCCTGCCTAA
- the proS gene encoding proline--tRNA ligase, translated as MSKEDVGITVSKNDDFSEWYTQVVLKAKLADYAPVKGLIVLRPDGYSIWESLRSTFDKKFAKNGIRNGFLPILIPESLLGKEQKHFAGFNPEVFWVTHSGTNEIGDKLALRPTSETLAYTMYAKWIQSWRDLPLKINFWNTALRAEIKATKPFLRTSEFLWQEGHTVHTTQEEAEKEVMKILEIYKNTVEEELAIPVTIGKKSEKEKFVGAVYTTTMESIMPDGKALQMGTSHFLGQNFSKPFEVKFADKDNVEHFAWQTSWGVSWRLIGAMIMAHGDDKGLVLPPNVAPTQVVIVPIYKNEEGKEKVLSKVEEIKNTLETKEIRVHVDDRSGLSPGYKFNDWELKGIPLRIEIGPKDIEKRSIVIAKRYNKEKSTLNFDEIEKIFTILNEIQNEMLKKAKEQAKENTMEISDYTEFKSKIEKGGFFKAPWCGKLECEEKIKEETGADIRVIPFGSENENLRCIYCKEQSVSTSVFARGY; from the coding sequence TTGAGTAAAGAAGACGTAGGAATCACTGTTTCAAAAAATGATGATTTTAGTGAATGGTATACTCAGGTTGTTCTAAAAGCAAAATTAGCAGATTATGCACCTGTCAAAGGGTTAATTGTTCTAAGACCAGATGGTTATTCCATTTGGGAATCATTGAGAAGTACATTTGATAAAAAATTTGCAAAAAATGGAATAAGAAATGGATTTCTACCAATATTAATTCCTGAATCTTTGTTAGGAAAAGAACAAAAGCATTTTGCAGGATTTAATCCAGAAGTGTTTTGGGTAACTCATTCAGGTACAAATGAAATTGGAGATAAACTTGCTCTAAGACCAACATCAGAGACATTGGCATATACAATGTATGCCAAATGGATTCAAAGTTGGAGGGATTTGCCATTAAAAATCAATTTTTGGAATACTGCATTAAGGGCAGAGATTAAAGCAACAAAACCATTTCTAAGAACCTCAGAATTTTTGTGGCAAGAAGGCCACACAGTCCACACAACTCAAGAAGAGGCTGAAAAAGAAGTAATGAAGATTTTAGAGATTTACAAAAATACAGTTGAAGAAGAATTGGCAATTCCAGTAACAATAGGAAAAAAAAGTGAAAAAGAGAAGTTTGTAGGTGCAGTATATACAACTACAATGGAATCAATTATGCCTGATGGAAAGGCGTTACAGATGGGGACATCTCATTTTCTAGGGCAGAATTTTTCAAAACCATTTGAAGTTAAATTTGCAGACAAAGATAATGTAGAACATTTTGCATGGCAGACATCTTGGGGTGTTTCATGGAGATTGATCGGAGCTATGATCATGGCACACGGAGATGATAAAGGTCTAGTACTACCACCCAATGTAGCACCAACACAAGTTGTAATTGTTCCAATTTATAAAAATGAAGAGGGGAAAGAAAAAGTTCTATCAAAGGTTGAAGAAATTAAAAACACGTTAGAAACAAAAGAAATCAGAGTACATGTAGATGATAGAAGTGGATTATCTCCAGGTTACAAATTTAATGATTGGGAATTAAAAGGAATTCCATTAAGAATCGAGATAGGTCCTAAAGATATTGAAAAGCGAAGCATTGTAATTGCAAAAAGATACAATAAAGAAAAATCAACCTTGAATTTTGATGAAATTGAAAAAATATTCACAATATTGAATGAAATTCAAAACGAGATGCTAAAAAAAGCCAAAGAACAGGCAAAAGAAAACACAATGGAGATTTCAGACTATACGGAGTTTAAATCAAAAATTGAGAAAGGTGGATTCTTCAAGGCTCCTTGGTGTGGAAAATTAGAATGTGAAGAAAAAATTAAAGAAGAAACAGGAGCAGATATTCGAGTAATTCCATTTGGCAGTGAAAATGAAAATTTGAGATGCATATACTGTAAAGAACAAAGTGTATCAACATCTGTTTTTGCCAGAGGGTACTAG